Within Spinacia oleracea cultivar Varoflay chromosome 4, BTI_SOV_V1, whole genome shotgun sequence, the genomic segment GTGTCCAGCACCCACTACTTCATGGTACTGAATCCAAGGAAGCTTTTCCGCTATATGACGCTGCAATGTAacaggcacaagtatatcttcaTCGCCTTGCCAGAGGTGGACACTCCCCTCTTTGTTTGGGAATGGATTTGTTACTTCAGTTGGGTCAAATTCCCATTTGCCGAACCCCACAACCAAGTCCCGATGGAGGGATTCGTATTCTCCTTGCTGTTTTACGGGAGACTGATAACCAACCATTATAACAATTACAACAATTAGGAATCAGAGGAGATTACAGATACTTTAAAAAAATAGTATATCACTAACCAAATATATGAATAacgaaagaaagaaagaaagaaagaaattgaaGGATCTCAAACGCCACATAATTCATCATTTCACATTTATGAGATCGATTTCTTTAAACAACTTTCTAACATATGAATCTTATTAGATACACTGCTGCAAACTTCAATCCACATCCCAACTTCTTTTTCAGCAGCTCACAACCCAACTTTCTCTTAGTTTTAGTCAGATGTGCTACATGAAACAGAATTTCCGTGCAAGAACATGCTCAGCGTAAACTATCAGGAACATACTACacattaatacggagtatcttTCTTTAGCTAacagaaaaaaatgaaattcacaCAGTTTCAGTCTCTTTCCTTCTTGCCGGAAATGAAGGCGACACTATCGCATTGAGAAAAAGGATGCAAAAGCCAACTGAAGCAGTCATGGATCGTCTATTCACACTAAACAGTTAATATAAACCGTAACATTAGTCTACCATATGAACTTTAAGTCTAAACACTAACAGAGCATGTGCATGTTTAAAAATTCACATGCTTATAACTAGCAATGTCAATATTACCCTAACTTAACTACGAAACTGTTCCGATTAGTTAATCTTGTTTTCCTTGAATTTGTAAAATAGTGATAAATAAAACGTAGCTATCTTATAGAAGCGCACACACATAGACATATATTAAATTCAAAGATATCCCGAATTGAAGAGCCATACCGAATCTTCCATTCCTGCAAATTGTTCAACAATTTCTTTGTCCTGACGTGAGAAGATTTCTGGAAGGTGATCAATCACACTTAAAATAGGGAATAACTTTTGTGTATTCCACCAATAAGTTAGCCATGGTGCATGGTGTGCAACACGCAACGCCCATCTATCCCGTTGAAGCTGTTTGTTGTAGGCTTCAGCAGAAAGGTTAGCAGGCAAACCAGACCACCAGTAGTTGACAACTGGAGCTAATAATGTTGCTCCCGCTAGCCTATCAGCATAAATTTTCCcatttagaaatattcaagaatCAAtcaattatattgcagatttaAAATCCAATATTCACCACCGTGCTTCATATGCACATACTAATATGTAATACAGAGTAATAGTACCTATGTGGAATATACTTAAGGCAGCTCCACACCGCTTGCCCACCCATGGAAAAGCCAACCAGATAAAACTTTTCCCCAAGTCCCAACTTATCAGCAAACTCTTCTACATCTGACGCAATGCTTTTTACTTCCCTCTTCGGATTTGGATCACTTTCTCCATACCCAGATCGGTCGATTGCCACAATATATATTCCTAAACTTTCAACTGTTTCCTAGAATAATCAACAAAAACAAGTTGGCTCTTGCAAAAGATCTGGATGACAATTCTTCATACAACAATAAAAAGGTAAGCAAAATGAAGCTCTTGTAGAATACCGGAGAAAGAAAGTGGGCAACTACAGCATGATTTCGACAGGAGTCAAAGCCATGGACATAAACAAATTTGTATTGTGCTTTTTCTTTTGGCACGCCATgctctttgtaggctaaatgccTTCCATCATTTAGCTTAATTCTTGGTGCTGTAATAGGAGGACCATTtggagttccacaaatcttggGAGGAGGTGGACGAGTAGCTTGATAAGCCCATGCCAAGAGACCAACGAGGCTGACGAGAAAAAGTTTCTTAAGCAAGCCTGAAACATTTTGATACCTTGTCAAATTGTTGAATTTAGAGTAAAACAAGCCTGAGAAATTCATAATCTGTCATTACATTAAATTTTTAGTACTACGGAGTATAGATTTCAGTTATGTCAGGGGGAAATAACTAACTGTAAGTTTAATACTTCTATAATAATTTGGGAAGTCGTTGTTTGTGTGtgtatatataattatatatctttaaacaatttcatattttataggTATATTTTGCAGGACCTAACATCACTAGACCAACACTACAAATAGGAGTTAGGATTTCAGATTTTCAGTTGTGTCTTACAGTAGAACATAGGATTACTGATTAATGCTGACAAGCTTTCTTTGAATTTAGGGTACAATCATAACACATGTATTTTTGACAATCTTCATTGCCAGTTCTAAAAGTAAGTACTTTTGGCAAATCAACCTTTATGGTTGAGGACTCGAGGTTCTTCATGAGCTATTTTCCGTGTAAACGAAGCTATGGAAATGCTCTAGCTTAATCCTTATAAACACAAGGCTTCAGATCAAATGAGTACTCCATTTCAACAAATACGGACATTTCCTGATTCTGTGGAAACAAATGAACTTGATTGAACATCTTATTCATTCTCTACTTCTTCACCAACCAAGCATAATTTATCTCACTAAGGTCTAAGGGTGTATACAAACCACCTGCGGCATGATTATTCTGAAAGTCAAAAACATTCAGCTAAGATATGGGTATATGACACGGAAATCATGGGAGTCTTGACAATTTTACTCTAAGTTTAACAGACACACACTCCATAGTTCCTCGAGGAAAGGAACTCTAGTACTTTTACTTCTTTACCTATTTACCTAATGTAATCCAACACTAAGGGTAAGTGATTGCACGTTATAGACACTAATCAAATATAACTAACATTGAATAAAGAAACAATCTTTCAGCAGCCGGATACAACAACTTCAATGAAGCTCCAACAATTTATCATAAAGAATGTGAAAATCAACCATTCTCCTCAACTGCATCCAAATCTCCATGTCTCATTCCTCACTCAACATGGTTCAGGAATCGGAACAGGGAACCAAACCACAAACAAAAACGACCTTCGAAGTGGGATTCAAGACACTAATCTCAACTCACAATGAAATTGGGTTTCGCAAACATTCAGCCAATCACTTGAATCATGGGGATAATATTGAGAAACAATAATCTAAGTAAAATCGGCCACTATAGAACTCATTCTAGTTACAGCGAGTGTACTCCAACATGGCAACATTCGAAGGGAAAAAAAACCATCAAAAAGTTTTCTcattaataaacaattaaacatacaCCCTTAATTATCATCCACCAGCTTACATTTCCCAATGGTAAGATGAACCCATTAAATCACAACTAGCTAAATTCATATAAAACCTACAAAAACAACCCGGATCCCAAAaacttaaattaaaaataaaaataaaattagaccACATCTATTGTGTGTAAAACCACAACAACATCATATCCTTATTTCTGAAAGGACAGGGTCGGCTGCACAAACAAAGAGTCTATGTCTATGATGTCTATCCGTGGTGGTCATTCACGAAGAGTCTGGTAATCCACAAATATCATCTGAATGCGTTTCCAACTACATACAAATCAAATCTCAGAACTAACAAAGTGACTGTTTCCAACCCGAAACAATTACAAATTTCAATAACAAATGATGAGAGAGCGAATTaccagaagaggaggatttaCGATTGGATTTGCGAGTGTGGGACCTAGCAGAAGCAGCAGAAACCCTCCTGTTAATTCCTCCTCCAGCCATTATCGACTCACTTTACAGAGTGAGAAGTTTATAATTTTTGAAAGGGTAGCCGCCGAAGTAGACAAATAAAACCAGCCCAAGTTTCTACTTATGTGTGCGCGGGTGTGTCAGCCTGTCAGAGGTTAGGTGACTCTCTGTGCCTACTGTGCGAATGTTTGGTAGTTTTTGTCCTTTGATTATTTTTCCCTTGTCCGTCACTTACTTGTTTGATGTCCTTTTGAGATTAATAGTGTCTGTTTTTCTAATTTGGTGTCTTTAAATGATGTGTCTGTTTCTATTTTAAACCTTTCATTTTTGCCAATTATACCCTTATGCACAATTTCTAATTTTAACTTTATCCTCAAAAAGTCAGAAATACAACTTTAAACATTGTACTTTCTTGACTTTGCTTCAACCCATTACATTAGTTTTTGAGGCTCATTTATGAGAGTTAAGCTCACAATTGGGGTCTCAATTTTACAAAAAATCACCGATCAGGAcctcaaagtttttttttgtcaCCGATTGGGACCTCATCTCCCTCTTTCCGATCAAAGTTAACCATTATAATTAAAGAAAGATAAGTCGTCGAGTTAAGAAATAATTAATTCCGCCCACTTCCATCGGCAGTCGGCATCACCACCTTAGTTTTCCTTCCTTTCCTTTATTAATGGATTTTCATCCATTACGGATCACAATTCAACAATATAGAATTGATCAAAAGATGCTAGGTAACTAATTCATCTAACACATAGAGTCAACCCATTACATCAGTTTTTGAGGCCTATTTATGAGAATCTCACGTTGTTTTTTTTGTCCTATATTCTATCTCCATAAAATTTACCCACAATCCATTGTTCATCTCAcaattctctctcttcctctccaTTACCCTAATTTTTGTGCACTCTCTCCCCTAAATCTATGGTTATGttgtttttttcattttgttttttttttattttgtagaGTCATTATTCATTCGATTAGCAAATACTTTGATCCccaatttaatttaaacaaaacCACTCCTAAAAATCTTGATCTGTTCGTCGTATTTTTCTTTGTTCTTCATGTTCTTCGTTCTGGGTTTGATTTTTCTGGAGTTTTGGGTTTGTGTTTTCTGAGGTTTCGAGTTTTTATTGTAGATCTTATCATTTTTTCTAAGGTTGTTTTGATCCGGGTTTTTCGAATATTTGTGAGTTCGTGTTTGTGTTGATCTGGGTAATTGTTGATATGGGTTCTTGGTTTACGTTGTTCGTTGTCTGTTTCGTGTTCATCAAATTCTGGATTTTCTGGGTTTAaaattgtaataccccgaaatttttaaactcgatttattaaaatgaattatatttattagcttgatttcgttttaaataattacgaataatcgaatttcgttattttgaacctttttacgatttattttaaacgataaatttataaacgaaaatttatttatttttcgttaacaataatttttataaagaattattttaattaaacatttctatcttttagtaatttccaaaaatagcaacaattACTGAATTTTTGTccaaatattgtgaaattacgaaaatgccctcaAGGAACCAAAATTCAATTTTGCTCTCTTCCCTTGCTTTCCACGTACAAAGCAGGAAGTGAAGACTTCCTTCCTTCCCACAATTCAGTCCAAAGTCATAtacttggaccccaagcacACCTCCTTGTTCTTCACTCTTCCCAATTACAAATTCAGAATTTTTGGatggaatttcaacaacaaaccaaatacaattccaatttcaATCTCAATTTTCTGTGATTCAaacccaccaccaccatcaaccACCGCCTGCCACCACTGTAGCCACCACCGTCCACCACCATTCTCACCATCACCCAACACCACCTAACCACCACTCACCACCGAGCACCACCACTCCACCATGTCTCCCCTCCCCTGCCCTCTTCTCCCACGTCGCAACTCCCCTGCCCCTTTCCCCTTTTCTCTTCGCCGCACCACCACCATCACTCTCTACCACCGCCCACCATCACCTCCAGCCACCTGCATCATCTCACCAACCAACCCTTCCCCAGATTCCGGCGAGCCGCCGTCCAGGACCAACCGAAAAGCCTCACAAAACTCCCCTGTGTTTCGCCCCAACCGTGCCCCTTTCTCCCCTTTTCTCGTCGTTCGGCCACCCCAGACCAACCACCAGCACCGGCGTAACCCTTCTGCGACGCCCAGCCATCCGCCGCTCCTTCTACTCGCAGCTCTCCTTCCCCTTCGTGCCTCCCCTGTTTCGGCCCCCTCCCCTGCTCTTGACCCCTTTCCCAGGAAaccgaaacaaaaaaaataaaaaatataaaagaaagagagaaacccaattcttatttttttaagccttgatttttattttcccTCAAACCC encodes:
- the LOC110775397 gene encoding uncharacterized protein — protein: MAGGGINRRVSAASARSHTRKSNRKSSSSGLLKKLFLVSLVGLLAWAYQATRPPPPKICGTPNGPPITAPRIKLNDGRHLAYKEHGVPKEKAQYKFVYVHGFDSCRNHAVVAHFLSPETVESLGIYIVAIDRSGYGESDPNPKREVKSIASDVEEFADKLGLGEKFYLVGFSMGGQAVWSCLKYIPHRLAGATLLAPVVNYWWSGLPANLSAEAYNKQLQRDRWALRVAHHAPWLTYWWNTQKLFPILSVIDHLPEIFSRQDKEIVEQFAGMEDSSPVKQQGEYESLHRDLVVGFGKWEFDPTEVTNPFPNKEGSVHLWQGDEDILVPVTLQRHIAEKLPWIQYHEVVGAGHLFPYAKGMSETIIKTQLYLEN